The nucleotide sequence GCAGGGCGTCGGCGCCGAGTCCCGCCTCACGCAGGGCGTTCAGGGCGCCCGTACGGCGGTCGCGAACCTGGTTGAGGCCCGCCGGTCCGCTGACGTACGCGATGGAACGGTGGCCCGCGTCGACCAGGTGACGAACGGCGAGGGCGCCGCCCGCGACGTCGTCGACGGAGACCGAGCACTCGGTGGTGCCCTCGGCGACCCGGTCGACGAGGACGAAGGGGATGCCGTGGCGGCGGAACGCCGCGATGTTGCGTCCGGTCGCGTCGGCGGGGGTGAGCAGCACTCCGCGCACCCGCTGTTCGGCGAAGAGAGAGAGGTAGTCGGACTCCTCGCCCGCGCTCTGCGCGCTGTTGCAGACCATCACGCCGAGTCCGGCGTCGCGCGCGGCCCGCTCGGCACCACGCGCGACGTCGACGAAGAAGGGGTTGCCCATGTCGAGCACGAGCAGCCCCATGATCCGGCTCCGCCCGGCCCGCAGTTGGCGCGCCGACTCGCTGCGGACATAGCCGAGACGGTCGATCGCCGCCTGCACCCGGGCCCGGGTCCCGGAGGCCACCGAGTCGGGCCGGTTGATGACGTTGGAAACCGTGCCGACGGAGACTCCGGCGGCTGCGGCGACGTCCTTGATACCCACCGGCTGCGACATCGTACGGGGACCTCCAGGAAGGTATGGAGCGGCGGGCATACGTTCACACTACCGTCGGGGCCGCTACTTGAACGGCCCGGTCAGGCGGCAGAATCGTTGCCCTGGGTGCGGGAATCAGGCGGGCAGGGCGAAGTCGACGACACGGAGCGCCGACGGCGTCGTACCGCTGGACTTCACCTGGTACATCACGGACAGGACATTGTCCTGGGCGATGCGGCTCTCGTCGAACACGACCTCGCCGAAGGCGTTGAGGCCGCTGGCGTCGAACAGCACCTTCCAGTCGGTGTAGCCGGAGGAGGCCGACGCTCCCCATATCCGGCCGAAGGGCAGGATCGCGTACGCGTTGTTGTACTTGTCCAGCGCCAGCTTGGTGCGCTGGCTGGAGCCGAGCGCGACCGGGATCTCGGTCTTCTGCCAGGTGCCGGAGGAGTTCTTGCGGACGTGGAAGGCGCGGCCGTTCGCGGTGCGGTTGGTGACGTAGTTCGTCGTGCACTGGCCGAAGCGGCCCGGGACGTAGCTGATGATCGCGTGCGGCCGGCCGGCCGAGTCGGTGGCCTGGCTCTCCTGGTTCATCAGGGAGTGGTCCGGGTTCAGCGCGTCGATCACCAGTCCGCTGTCGGTGACGGAGACCTTGTCGGAACCGCCGGTGGTGCCGACGGCGGTGCCCGCGTTGTTGCGCCAGGTGCGGCCGAGGTCGTCCGAGTAGACATAGCCGGTGTCGTGGTTGGTGATGCCGCCGCCGTTGCACATCACGGCGCCGTTCTGCTCGCGCCAGGTGAAGAAGGAGTGCAGCCGGCCGTTCTTGTCGTAGTCGATGCCGTGCAGGTACATGTTGCGGACGGTGCTGGAGCCGTGCTCGCTGGTGTACGTGCCGGTGGAGCTGGTCCACTCGCCGAGGTTGGTCCACGAGGTGCCGTTGTACTCGGCGATGGCGTTGCGGCCGTTGCCGGAGATACCGACGCGGTAGCTCAGCTGGAGCTTGCCGTCGGGCATCGAGACGAACTGCGGGTACGTGAACTGCGAGGTGAGCGCCAGCCCGTCGAGGGTGGACTGCGGGGCGCCGAAGCGGCTCGTGGTCCAGCTCAGGCCCGCCGGGTTGTCCATGAGGCCGGCGACCGACTTGACGTAGGTGAAGCCGTCGCTGTGCGAGTCCATGTTGAGGTGGAGACGGCCGTCGACCTTGGAGACGCCCATGGAGATGACGTTGTGGGAGTCGTTGTAGCGCAGGGTGTGGCCGACCTGGACCGTGGACCAGGTGCTGGAGCCCAGGACGCGGCGGCCGACGACGGCGTTGCGGTCGGCGGTGTACCAGACGGCGTACTGGTAGCCCTTGTAGGTCAGCAGACCGTTCTTCTGGAACGAGTTGTTGTTGACCAGGCCGTCGTAGGACACGAAGAAGATGGCCTGGCTGTCGAGCAGCGTGTTGCCGGTCTGGCTGACGGACGGGCCGGGGTCGGCGGCACGGGCGGTGGCGGCGCCGAGGACGGGGCTCACCACGGCGCCGGCGAGTGCGGCGCCGAGCAGCGTACGTCTCTTCATCTCGGGGACTCCATTGTCGAGCGAAATGGGGAGGGGGAGGGTGTTGCGACCTGCGGGGGTCAGGCGAGGTGGAAGACCTCGGTGAGGGGCTTCATGGCCTCGTCGGGCCGGGCGCCGTCGAGGGACTCGAAGAACGGCGCCATCTCCTTCTGCCAGCGGGCGTTGACCTCGGCGGCCTCCATGCCGGCGAGTGCCGCCTGGAAGTCCTCGGTCTCCAGGTAGCCCACGAGGAGGCCGTCGTCGCGCAGGAAGAGGGAGTAGTTGTGCCAGCCGGTGGCCGAGAGAGCCTGAAGCATCTCCGGCCACACGGCTGCGTGCCGTTCGCGGTACTCGTCGATCCGGTCCTGACGGACCTTGAGGAGGAAGCAGACGCGCTGCATGAGATACCGCTCCTGGGGTGA is from Streptomyces sp. NBC_01314 and encodes:
- a CDS encoding LacI family DNA-binding transcriptional regulator yields the protein MSQPVGIKDVAAAAGVSVGTVSNVINRPDSVASGTRARVQAAIDRLGYVRSESARQLRAGRSRIMGLLVLDMGNPFFVDVARGAERAARDAGLGVMVCNSAQSAGEESDYLSLFAEQRVRGVLLTPADATGRNIAAFRRHGIPFVLVDRVAEGTTECSVSVDDVAGGALAVRHLVDAGHRSIAYVSGPAGLNQVRDRRTGALNALREAGLGADALRELPTERLDVAAGRDAGARLLGLVDRPTAVFCANDLLALGVLQAMYAAGVSVPGDLAIVGYDDIEFAAAAAVPLTSVRQPAVTMGALAAELLLEETEAETALLRHEHRRVVLQPELVVRRSSLSAR
- a CDS encoding BNR repeat-containing protein; its protein translation is MKRRTLLGAALAGAVVSPVLGAATARAADPGPSVSQTGNTLLDSQAIFFVSYDGLVNNNSFQKNGLLTYKGYQYAVWYTADRNAVVGRRVLGSSTWSTVQVGHTLRYNDSHNVISMGVSKVDGRLHLNMDSHSDGFTYVKSVAGLMDNPAGLSWTTSRFGAPQSTLDGLALTSQFTYPQFVSMPDGKLQLSYRVGISGNGRNAIAEYNGTSWTNLGEWTSSTGTYTSEHGSSTVRNMYLHGIDYDKNGRLHSFFTWREQNGAVMCNGGGITNHDTGYVYSDDLGRTWRNNAGTAVGTTGGSDKVSVTDSGLVIDALNPDHSLMNQESQATDSAGRPHAIISYVPGRFGQCTTNYVTNRTANGRAFHVRKNSSGTWQKTEIPVALGSSQRTKLALDKYNNAYAILPFGRIWGASASSGYTDWKVLFDASGLNAFGEVVFDESRIAQDNVLSVMYQVKSSGTTPSALRVVDFALPA
- a CDS encoding L-rhamnose mutarotase, producing MQRVCFLLKVRQDRIDEYRERHAAVWPEMLQALSATGWHNYSLFLRDDGLLVGYLETEDFQAALAGMEAAEVNARWQKEMAPFFESLDGARPDEAMKPLTEVFHLA